The following proteins are co-located in the Paracoccaceae bacterium Fryx2 genome:
- a CDS encoding protein kinase — MKLRPISQIRNGRVSIDGSEMLIDGFALVEKLGSGANGTVFRATDTLLRRDVAIKVWNLNGLERSRDEISKIAQFQHPLIVSTYRFDYAGDTPYAVMELVEGVTGKEWLKKDPDLRARMRFWGRYSEALGILHRSGTVHGDPHLGNVILSEPGCQSVQAGIGTGFVFKLADTGTSVFWPNHNDFETREENLIVETARKLFKAYGLGKVFKIPTNISHELAVALIDRFVEYLWRVYELVDWDRRSENANFIAEHIIATPLFDLKAAWSCLECGGNSLATISEQWDLDLIRRRGQG; from the coding sequence ATGAAATTACGCCCCATTTCGCAGATCCGAAACGGACGAGTATCCATTGATGGCAGCGAGATGCTTATTGATGGGTTTGCGCTTGTGGAAAAGCTTGGTAGCGGCGCGAATGGGACGGTTTTCAGGGCCACTGACACTCTACTCAGACGAGACGTCGCTATCAAGGTTTGGAACCTGAATGGCTTGGAGCGCTCAAGAGACGAAATTTCCAAAATCGCACAGTTTCAGCACCCGTTGATAGTTTCAACATACCGCTTCGACTATGCTGGTGACACACCCTATGCCGTGATGGAACTGGTCGAAGGAGTGACCGGCAAGGAATGGCTGAAAAAGGATCCCGACTTACGAGCCCGAATGCGTTTTTGGGGTCGTTACTCTGAGGCCCTTGGCATTTTGCACCGCTCGGGGACCGTTCATGGCGACCCACACCTTGGAAATGTTATATTGTCAGAACCGGGCTGCCAGTCAGTGCAAGCGGGCATAGGCACAGGCTTTGTTTTCAAGCTGGCAGATACTGGTACCAGCGTTTTTTGGCCTAATCACAATGACTTCGAGACCCGGGAAGAGAACTTGATCGTTGAGACCGCCAGAAAGCTATTCAAAGCTTATGGATTAGGGAAGGTGTTCAAAATCCCAACGAACATCTCACATGAGCTGGCGGTTGCGCTCATTGATCGGTTCGTAGAATATCTTTGGCGAGTGTATGAATTGGTTGATTGGGATCGACGAAGTGAAAATGCAAACTTCATCGCAGAGCACATCATCGCAACACCACTGTTCGACCTCAAGGCGGCATGGTCGTGTCTCGAATGTGGTGGAAATTCTCTGGCGACGATCTCCGAGCAATGGGATTTGGACCTGATCAGGCGACGAGGTCAAGGATGA